Proteins encoded together in one Anoxybacillus flavithermus window:
- a CDS encoding nitrate reductase subunit alpha has product MKKKSPLFKRLNYVKPIERHADAHSEVTYQDRDWEQIYRRRWQHDKVVRSTHGVNCTGSCSWDIYVKDGIVTWEGQKLDYPTTGPDMPDFEPRGCPRGASFSWYIYSPLRVKYPYVRGVLLNMWREALQQHKNPIDAWKSIVENPEKAKRYKQARGKGGFVRAEWDEVLKLVATSLLYTVMKYGPDRNVGFSPIPAMSMVSHAAGARFMSLMGGPILSFYDWYADLPPASPQIWGDQTDVPESSDWYNAGYIMTWGSNIPMTRTPDAHFLAEVRYKGTKVVSISPDFAESTKFADEWLSVKQGTDGALAMAMGHVILKEFYVDRQVQYFTNYAKTYTDFPFLVTLKKKEDGQFVADRFLHASDIGRNTTNGEWKPALWNERTNDFAIPNGTIGSRWENKGKWNLNMVDEETEEAIEPRLTMLGIEDKVVTIQIPYFSHDGNKILKRAVPVKRVQTEHEELYVTTVYDLVLANYGVDRGIGGEVAKTYDDLIPFTPAWQENITGVKRDLVIQIAREFAQNAIDTKGRSMIIVGAGINHWFNSDTIYHAVLNLVLFVGAQGVNGGGWAHYVGQEKLRPVEGWQTIMTARDWQAPPKLQNGTSFYYFATDQWRYEDTPVGQLVSPLVKEARYQHYADYNVLAARLGWLPSYPTFEKNGIDLYNEAVASGAKTPEEIGKYIAQQLKEKKLRFAIEDPDNEKNFPRNLIVWRANLISSSGKGHEYFLKHLLGTTHGLMNDDKDSLRPEEIQWRDEAPEGKLDLLINLDFRMAGTALYSDIVLPAATWYEKHDLSSTDMHPFIHPFNPAIAVPWEARSDWEIFKSLAKAVSQVAEEIAMTPVKEVVATPILHDTPQELAQPFGKIKDWSKGECEPIPGKTMPQIHVVERDYTKIFEKMTALGPNVVKAPFGVKGMTWSVEEEYEKLKRVLGTVQHSSVAKGCPDISDAKKVAEAILTLSSTTNGHVAVKAWESLEKKTSLQLKDLAAEREEECFTFEQITAQPKTVITSPAFSGSEKGGRRYSPFTTNVERLIPWRTLTGRQSFYVDHELMQEFGETMATFKPILQHKPFQKNRPDVEGKEITLNYLTPHNKWSIHSMYFDSQPMLTLFRGGPTIWLSKEDAEEAGIQDNDWIECFNRNGVVVARAVVSHRLPRGIAFMHHAQDRHINVPGSKLTNNRGGTHNSPTRIHVKPTHMIGGYAQLSYGFNYYGPTGNQRDLNVIIRKLKEVDWLED; this is encoded by the coding sequence GTGAAAAAGAAGTCACCGTTGTTCAAACGATTGAACTACGTGAAACCGATTGAACGTCATGCAGATGCGCATAGTGAAGTCACATATCAAGATCGCGATTGGGAGCAAATATATCGTAGAAGATGGCAACATGACAAGGTCGTACGCTCAACACATGGCGTAAACTGTACAGGTTCATGTAGTTGGGATATTTATGTGAAAGACGGTATCGTCACATGGGAAGGTCAAAAACTCGACTATCCAACAACAGGACCGGATATGCCCGATTTTGAACCGCGGGGCTGTCCGCGTGGGGCAAGTTTTTCTTGGTATATTTATAGCCCGCTTCGCGTGAAGTACCCGTACGTTCGTGGCGTGTTGTTAAATATGTGGCGTGAAGCATTGCAGCAACATAAAAATCCGATTGATGCTTGGAAAAGCATCGTTGAAAACCCGGAGAAAGCAAAGCGTTATAAGCAGGCGCGTGGAAAAGGTGGATTTGTTCGTGCGGAGTGGGATGAAGTATTAAAACTTGTTGCCACCTCTTTACTTTATACAGTCATGAAATATGGTCCAGATCGAAACGTTGGTTTTTCTCCAATTCCCGCAATGTCGATGGTTAGCCATGCAGCAGGTGCACGCTTTATGTCATTAATGGGTGGACCGATTTTAAGCTTTTATGATTGGTACGCTGACTTGCCACCAGCTTCACCACAAATTTGGGGAGATCAAACGGACGTTCCAGAAAGTAGCGACTGGTATAACGCTGGTTACATTATGACATGGGGATCAAACATTCCAATGACGCGTACTCCAGACGCTCACTTTTTAGCAGAAGTTCGATACAAAGGAACAAAAGTCGTCTCGATTAGTCCAGACTTTGCTGAATCGACGAAGTTCGCGGATGAATGGTTGAGCGTTAAACAAGGGACAGACGGCGCTTTAGCGATGGCGATGGGGCACGTTATTTTAAAAGAGTTTTATGTAGATAGACAAGTACAATACTTTACAAACTACGCGAAAACATACACCGATTTTCCATTTTTAGTTACGTTGAAAAAGAAAGAAGATGGGCAATTTGTTGCTGATCGTTTCCTACACGCGTCTGATATTGGACGGAACACGACAAATGGGGAATGGAAACCAGCGCTTTGGAATGAACGAACAAATGATTTTGCGATTCCGAATGGAACAATTGGTTCACGCTGGGAAAACAAAGGAAAATGGAACTTAAACATGGTAGACGAAGAAACAGAGGAAGCGATCGAGCCGCGACTGACGATGTTAGGCATAGAAGACAAGGTTGTAACTATACAAATTCCGTATTTTTCTCATGATGGAAACAAAATTTTAAAACGTGCTGTGCCTGTAAAACGCGTACAAACGGAGCATGAAGAATTATACGTTACGACCGTATATGATTTAGTGCTTGCTAACTATGGGGTTGATCGTGGGATCGGTGGTGAAGTAGCGAAAACATACGATGACCTTATTCCGTTTACGCCAGCATGGCAAGAAAACATCACAGGTGTGAAGCGCGATCTCGTTATTCAAATTGCGCGCGAGTTCGCTCAAAATGCAATCGATACAAAAGGTCGCTCAATGATTATCGTTGGCGCAGGGATTAACCATTGGTTTAACTCAGATACGATTTATCATGCCGTCTTAAACCTCGTTTTATTCGTTGGTGCACAAGGAGTAAACGGGGGTGGTTGGGCGCATTATGTTGGTCAAGAAAAATTGCGCCCGGTAGAAGGTTGGCAAACGATTATGACGGCACGAGATTGGCAGGCTCCACCAAAACTGCAAAACGGCACATCATTTTATTATTTTGCAACGGATCAATGGCGGTATGAGGATACGCCGGTTGGGCAACTCGTCTCACCGCTTGTTAAAGAGGCGCGTTACCAACATTATGCCGATTATAACGTCCTTGCGGCACGATTGGGTTGGCTTCCGTCTTATCCGACATTTGAGAAAAACGGAATCGATCTTTACAATGAAGCGGTTGCTTCTGGAGCGAAAACGCCGGAGGAAATCGGAAAATACATCGCTCAGCAATTGAAAGAGAAGAAGTTGCGCTTTGCGATTGAAGATCCAGATAACGAGAAAAACTTCCCGAGAAACTTAATTGTATGGCGTGCGAACTTAATTTCAAGTTCCGGAAAAGGACATGAATATTTCTTAAAGCACTTGCTTGGAACAACCCACGGTTTAATGAACGACGACAAAGATAGCTTGCGTCCGGAAGAAATTCAATGGCGCGATGAAGCTCCAGAAGGAAAATTAGATTTATTAATTAACTTAGATTTCCGGATGGCTGGAACGGCATTATATTCGGATATCGTATTGCCGGCGGCTACTTGGTACGAAAAACATGATTTGAGCAGTACAGATATGCATCCATTTATACATCCGTTTAATCCAGCAATTGCTGTACCATGGGAAGCACGTTCAGACTGGGAAATTTTCAAATCGCTTGCGAAGGCGGTGTCACAAGTAGCGGAAGAAATAGCGATGACACCGGTAAAAGAGGTTGTGGCAACGCCGATTCTTCACGATACGCCACAAGAGTTAGCACAACCGTTCGGAAAAATTAAAGACTGGAGTAAAGGGGAATGTGAACCAATTCCAGGAAAAACGATGCCACAAATTCATGTCGTTGAGCGCGACTATACAAAAATATTTGAAAAAATGACAGCGCTCGGTCCGAATGTCGTAAAAGCACCTTTCGGTGTAAAAGGGATGACATGGTCAGTAGAAGAAGAATACGAAAAGTTAAAACGCGTGTTAGGAACGGTGCAACATTCCTCGGTCGCGAAAGGTTGTCCAGATATAAGTGATGCAAAAAAAGTAGCTGAAGCCATCTTAACACTTTCATCGACAACAAATGGTCATGTTGCGGTGAAAGCTTGGGAATCCCTTGAAAAGAAAACGAGTTTACAGCTAAAAGATTTAGCGGCAGAGCGGGAAGAAGAATGTTTTACATTTGAACAAATTACAGCACAACCAAAAACAGTTATTACGTCGCCAGCATTTAGCGGGTCCGAAAAAGGTGGACGTCGTTACTCGCCATTTACGACAAATGTTGAGCGACTCATTCCTTGGCGGACATTAACAGGGCGTCAATCCTTTTACGTTGATCATGAACTAATGCAAGAGTTCGGTGAAACGATGGCAACGTTTAAACCAATTTTGCAACATAAACCGTTCCAAAAAAATCGCCCAGATGTTGAGGGGAAAGAAATTACGCTCAATTATTTAACACCGCATAATAAATGGTCCATCCATAGCATGTATTTTGATTCGCAACCGATGTTAACGTTGTTCCGTGGTGGACCAACGATTTGGTTAAGCAAAGAAGATGCCGAGGAAGCAGGTATTCAAGATAACGATTGGATTGAATGTTTCAACCGAAACGGTGTTGTTGTTGCGCGTGCGGTCGTTTCTCACCGTCTTCCTAGAGGAATTGCATTCATGCATCACGCACAAGATCGCCACATTAACGTACCAGGATCAAAGTTAACGAACAACCGTGGCGGTACGCATAATAGTCCGACGCGTATTCATGTCAAACCGACGCATATGATTGGTGGCTATGCACAATTAAGTTACGGATTTAACTATTATGGACCGACAGGAAACCAACGCGACTTGAACGTCATTATCCGCAAGTTGAAGGAGGTCGATTGGCTTGAAGATTAA
- the narH gene encoding nitrate reductase subunit beta: MKIKAQIGMVMNLDKCIGCHTCSVTCKNTWTNRPGAEYMYFNNVETKPGIGYPKKWEDQEKYKGGWELKNGELQLKSGSKVNRLLNLFYNPNLPTIDDYYEPWNYDYETLTNSPEKKHQPVARPKSALTGEFMELKWGPNWEDDLAGAHVTALEDPNVVKMEQSVQAEFEQVFMMYLPRLCEHCINPPCVSSCPSGAMYKREEDGIVLVDQNACRAWRYCVSSCPYKKVYFNWQTSKAEKCTLCFPRLEAGLPTICSETCVGRIRYLGVMLYDADRVKEAASVTNEKDLYEAQLSIFLDPHDPEVIAKAKEEGIPQAWIEAAQQSPIYKMIVDWKIALPLHPEYRTLPMVWYIPPLSPITNMIEGKGSRASEYDIFPAIDEMRIPIEYLANLLTAGDQAHIRTVLKKMAAMRLYMRALQTNKQPNEQMVQSLGLTGKDIEEMYRLLAIAKYNDRFVIPASHREQVAELYAEQGTCGLSFMGGPGSCGTISS; the protein is encoded by the coding sequence TTGAAGATTAAAGCGCAAATTGGTATGGTCATGAACTTAGATAAATGCATTGGCTGCCATACGTGCAGCGTTACATGCAAAAACACCTGGACGAATCGTCCAGGTGCCGAATATATGTATTTTAACAACGTAGAAACGAAACCTGGCATCGGATATCCAAAGAAATGGGAAGATCAAGAAAAATATAAAGGTGGTTGGGAGCTAAAAAACGGTGAACTACAATTGAAATCTGGCTCGAAAGTAAATCGGTTACTCAACTTATTTTATAACCCTAACTTACCGACGATTGATGATTATTATGAGCCGTGGAATTACGATTACGAGACACTGACAAATAGCCCTGAAAAAAAACATCAGCCAGTTGCGCGGCCAAAATCAGCATTAACTGGTGAATTTATGGAGCTCAAATGGGGACCAAACTGGGAAGACGATTTAGCTGGTGCCCACGTTACAGCGTTAGAAGATCCAAACGTAGTGAAAATGGAACAGTCGGTTCAAGCTGAGTTTGAACAAGTATTTATGATGTATTTGCCGCGCCTATGTGAGCATTGCATAAATCCTCCATGCGTATCTAGTTGTCCATCTGGCGCGATGTATAAACGTGAGGAGGACGGTATTGTCCTTGTTGACCAGAATGCTTGTCGTGCTTGGCGATATTGTGTATCAAGCTGCCCGTACAAAAAAGTGTATTTTAACTGGCAAACAAGCAAAGCAGAGAAATGTACACTATGTTTTCCACGTTTGGAGGCGGGATTACCAACGATTTGTTCAGAAACGTGTGTTGGTCGCATACGCTATCTCGGCGTGATGTTATATGATGCTGATCGGGTAAAAGAAGCGGCAAGCGTCACGAACGAAAAAGACTTATATGAGGCGCAGTTATCGATTTTCTTAGATCCGCATGATCCAGAAGTGATTGCAAAGGCAAAAGAAGAAGGCATTCCGCAAGCGTGGATTGAAGCGGCGCAGCAATCACCTATTTATAAAATGATCGTGGATTGGAAAATTGCTTTACCGCTACATCCTGAATATCGAACATTGCCGATGGTATGGTACATTCCTCCATTAAGTCCAATTACAAATATGATTGAAGGAAAAGGAAGTCGAGCAAGTGAATACGACATTTTCCCAGCAATTGATGAGATGCGCATTCCAATTGAATATTTAGCTAACTTATTAACAGCTGGCGACCAAGCACATATTCGTACAGTGCTGAAAAAAATGGCTGCGATGCGTTTATACATGCGTGCGCTTCAAACGAATAAACAACCGAATGAACAGATGGTTCAATCGTTAGGACTAACCGGGAAAGATATCGAAGAAATGTACCGTTTATTGGCGATTGCAAAATACAACGACCGCTTTGTTATTCCAGCATCGCATCGCGAACAAGTTGCTGAATTATATGCGGAGCAAGGTACATGTGGATTATCTTTCATGGGCGGACCAGGTTCGTGTGGCACGATTTCGTCATAA
- the narJ gene encoding nitrate reductase molybdenum cofactor assembly chaperone: MDYAHVQTVFEIVSYLLSYPDRQWRKQLDDCATFSKQIPHRPIVQNIQKFIDYVKQTDEMTWIETYVYTFDFGKKTNLYVTYMSTGEQRERGIELLQLKQLYKSAGFDVTEQELPDYLPLMLEFASQAERTYVQPLMQKYFNHISHIREQLIAAESYYAILFDVLLMALEEIGVRKLAEGSVS; encoded by the coding sequence ATGGATTATGCTCACGTACAAACGGTGTTTGAAATCGTTTCGTATTTGTTATCGTACCCAGATCGGCAATGGCGGAAACAACTAGATGATTGTGCGACGTTTAGCAAGCAAATTCCGCATCGTCCAATCGTTCAAAACATACAAAAATTTATTGACTATGTGAAACAAACGGATGAAATGACGTGGATTGAAACGTATGTGTATACGTTTGATTTTGGCAAAAAAACAAATTTATATGTCACATATATGAGCACGGGCGAACAAAGAGAGCGAGGAATTGAGCTGTTACAATTGAAGCAATTATACAAATCAGCAGGGTTTGACGTAACAGAGCAGGAATTGCCAGACTATTTACCGCTCATGCTTGAATTCGCATCTCAAGCAGAGCGTACGTATGTCCAACCGCTCATGCAAAAATATTTTAATCATATTTCTCATATTCGTGAGCAATTAATTGCGGCTGAAAGTTACTACGCCATTTTATTTGATGTACTGCTCATGGCACTTGAAGAAATTGGTGTGCGTAAACTGGCAGAAGGGAGCGTGTCGTAA
- the narI gene encoding respiratory nitrate reductase subunit gamma translates to MLEQFLWGYFPYIVLTIFIGGHIYRYQHDQFGWTTKSSEFLEKRSLRLGSILFHWGIIFVFIGHVMGILIPKAFYDAIGVSEHMYHTMAIAFGLPAGIVAIIGLAILIQRRLTIKRIRLTTSKADWLVLILLAIVMLTGFASTSLNVNANGFDYRTTISPWFRTVLTFRADPTYMESVPIWFKIHIVSALCIFIVWPFTRLVHIFSMPFRYLGRSYVVYRRRVPKQQ, encoded by the coding sequence ATGCTCGAACAATTTCTTTGGGGATACTTCCCTTACATCGTTTTAACCATCTTTATCGGAGGACATATTTATCGTTATCAGCACGATCAGTTCGGGTGGACGACAAAATCGAGCGAATTTCTTGAAAAACGATCGTTGCGGCTCGGAAGCATTTTGTTTCATTGGGGGATCATTTTCGTTTTCATCGGTCATGTGATGGGCATTCTTATTCCGAAAGCGTTTTATGATGCGATAGGCGTTTCCGAGCATATGTACCATACGATGGCGATTGCATTTGGTCTCCCTGCAGGAATTGTTGCTATTATCGGTTTAGCCATTTTAATTCAACGGCGCTTAACGATCAAGCGCATTCGTTTAACAACCAGTAAAGCGGATTGGCTCGTTTTAATTTTATTAGCGATTGTCATGTTGACGGGCTTCGCTTCTACATCGCTGAATGTGAATGCTAATGGATTTGATTATCGTACAACGATCAGTCCATGGTTTCGTACCGTTTTAACGTTCCGTGCCGATCCGACGTATATGGAAAGCGTACCGATTTGGTTTAAAATTCATATCGTCTCTGCTTTATGTATTTTTATCGTTTGGCCGTTTACACGATTAGTTCACATATTTAGTATGCCGTTTCGTTATTTAGGGCGCAGCTACGTCGTTTATCGTCGTCGTGTTCCGAAGCAACAATGA
- a CDS encoding DUF2552 family protein, whose translation MNDQVNRLRKIVKEKTWVSFLYNNHPYSLLHWSVAGFSNDERDVWLLQDEMTFETQSFVQLDEALAWIEQHMPNITDIL comes from the coding sequence GTGAACGATCAAGTGAATCGTCTCCGAAAAATCGTAAAAGAAAAAACATGGGTGTCGTTTTTGTACAACAACCATCCGTATAGTTTACTTCATTGGTCTGTTGCGGGATTTTCAAATGATGAGCGCGACGTTTGGCTTTTGCAAGATGAAATGACATTTGAAACACAATCGTTCGTTCAGTTAGATGAGGCGCTTGCTTGGATTGAACAACATATGCCAAATATTACTGATATTTTATAA
- a CDS encoding DUF3886 domain-containing protein codes for MFMLKDRLNEQLIEQLKQKQKELLEEEQKRKEEEEAKRKEEARKREKNKTFAEWLEESQQPND; via the coding sequence ATGTTTATGCTAAAAGATCGATTAAATGAGCAACTGATTGAGCAGTTAAAGCAAAAACAAAAGGAACTACTAGAAGAAGAACAAAAACGAAAAGAAGAAGAGGAGGCAAAGCGGAAAGAGGAGGCGCGCAAACGTGAAAAAAATAAAACGTTTGCCGAATGGTTAGAAGAAAGTCAACAACCCAACGACTAA
- the iscB gene encoding RNA-guided endonuclease IscB, producing the protein MVFVLDTNKRPLAPCHEAVARKLLKQGKAAIYRRFPFTIILKKSVDESEIKATYRLKIDYGSRHTGLAILRGQEVVWLGQLDHRTDIKERIDKRRAFRRARRNRKTRYRKPRFLNRKRKEGWLPPSLESRVQNIQTWVERLRKICPIEHISYENAKFDTQLMRNPEINGVEYQQGTLQGYEVREYLLEKFGRKCCYCGKENVPLEVEHIIPKSRGGTDRVDNLCLACHDCNQRKGSKTAEEFGYPHIQKQVKESLKDASAINSTRWKAYEVLKQTGLDVECGTGARTKMNRIRLDLPKTHYFDACCVGESTPNHLYFKTKEVLFIRAKGRGSRSRTNLDRYGFPRGYLARQKFFFGFQTGDMVKAVVPRGKYQGVWFGEVACRKTGSFDIKGKDGKRIAQGINYRYVQVIQRFDGYAYGKGVAELA; encoded by the coding sequence ATGGTTTTTGTGTTAGACACAAACAAACGTCCGCTTGCTCCTTGTCACGAAGCAGTTGCAAGAAAGCTGTTGAAACAAGGGAAGGCGGCGATTTACAGGCGATTTCCATTTACCATCATCTTGAAAAAATCAGTAGACGAATCAGAAATTAAAGCAACATATCGGCTAAAAATCGACTATGGAAGCAGGCATACAGGATTAGCGATTTTGCGAGGACAAGAAGTGGTATGGTTAGGGCAACTTGACCATCGCACAGACATCAAGGAAAGAATAGATAAAAGGCGTGCTTTTCGTCGAGCAAGACGAAATCGAAAAACAAGATACAGAAAACCACGCTTTCTGAACCGCAAGCGAAAGGAGGGGTGGTTGCCGCCATCACTAGAGAGTCGCGTGCAAAATATCCAAACATGGGTGGAACGTTTAAGGAAGATATGTCCGATTGAGCATATATCGTACGAGAACGCAAAGTTTGACACGCAACTCATGCGAAATCCTGAAATCAATGGTGTAGAGTATCAACAAGGTACGCTACAAGGATATGAAGTACGGGAGTATTTGCTTGAAAAGTTTGGGCGGAAGTGTTGTTATTGCGGAAAAGAAAATGTTCCACTTGAAGTGGAGCATATCATTCCAAAATCGAGAGGTGGAACAGACCGAGTGGATAACCTATGTCTTGCCTGTCATGACTGTAATCAGCGCAAAGGAAGTAAGACAGCAGAAGAATTCGGGTATCCGCACATTCAAAAGCAAGTCAAAGAATCATTAAAGGATGCAAGTGCTATCAACTCGACAAGATGGAAAGCGTATGAAGTGTTAAAGCAGACAGGATTAGATGTCGAGTGTGGAACAGGTGCACGAACGAAAATGAATCGTATTCGTTTAGACTTGCCGAAAACACACTATTTTGACGCTTGTTGTGTAGGCGAAAGCACACCAAATCACTTATATTTCAAAACAAAAGAAGTGTTATTCATTAGAGCAAAGGGGCGTGGTAGTCGTTCACGCACAAACCTAGATAGATATGGCTTCCCAAGAGGTTATCTTGCAAGACAAAAATTCTTCTTTGGTTTTCAAACAGGGGACATGGTTAAGGCTGTTGTCCCAAGAGGGAAATATCAAGGCGTTTGGTTTGGCGAAGTCGCATGTAGAAAGACTGGAAGTTTCGATATTAAAGGCAAGGACGGAAAGCGTATCGCACAAGGAATAAATTATAGATATGTCCAAGTCATTCAGCGATTTGACGGATATGCTTATGGAAAGGGGGTGGCGGAACTTGCGTAA
- a CDS encoding aldo/keto reductase, translating to MKKRKLGHSNLYVSEIGFGCMSLGTSEGEAIRIIHEAIDKGVNYFDTADLYDRGVNEEIVGKALKGKRHDVIIATKVGNRWTEQGNRWTWDPSKAYIKEAVKHSLRRLQTDYIDVYQLHGGTIDDPIDETIEAFEELQQEGVIRYYGISSMRPNVIREYVKRSRIVSVMMPYSLLDRRAEEWFPLLKQHHISVIARGPLAKGLLTERPLDQASEEIKQNGYVDYSFAELMALIPKLKAVAPNETLTAIALRFCLAHDVVATVVPGASRLSQLIENVAAQSVTLSDEQVALLKQLTKQTIFTAHR from the coding sequence ATGAAAAAACGGAAACTCGGACATTCGAACTTATATGTAAGTGAAATTGGCTTCGGTTGTATGTCGCTTGGAACTTCGGAGGGCGAAGCGATTCGCATCATTCATGAAGCGATCGACAAAGGGGTCAACTACTTCGATACAGCCGATTTATATGATCGTGGAGTGAATGAAGAAATCGTTGGAAAAGCGTTAAAGGGAAAGCGCCACGATGTCATCATTGCAACAAAAGTAGGGAATCGTTGGACAGAACAAGGAAACCGTTGGACGTGGGATCCGTCAAAAGCATACATCAAAGAGGCTGTTAAACATAGCTTACGACGGTTACAAACCGATTATATTGATGTATATCAATTACACGGCGGAACGATCGATGATCCGATCGATGAGACAATTGAGGCGTTTGAGGAGTTGCAACAAGAAGGCGTTATTCGTTATTACGGTATCTCCTCTATGCGTCCGAACGTCATTCGTGAATACGTCAAACGATCGCGCATCGTTTCTGTTATGATGCCGTATAGTTTACTCGATCGCCGCGCTGAAGAATGGTTTCCGCTTTTGAAGCAACATCACATTAGCGTCATTGCACGCGGACCGCTAGCGAAAGGACTATTAACTGAACGGCCACTTGATCAAGCAAGCGAAGAAATAAAACAAAACGGCTATGTCGATTATTCGTTTGCTGAATTAATGGCGCTTATTCCAAAACTAAAAGCCGTTGCACCAAATGAAACCTTAACGGCGATCGCTCTTCGTTTTTGTTTAGCTCATGACGTCGTTGCAACAGTCGTTCCCGGCGCAAGCCGATTATCACAACTGATCGAAAACGTCGCTGCCCAATCGGTGACATTAAGCGATGAACAAGTGGCTTTATTAAAACAGCTAACAAAACAAACGATTTTCACCGCTCATCGGTAA
- a CDS encoding NUDIX hydrolase — protein sequence MDHLYEKTMNQQRIFSGKVIDVYVEDVLLPNGEMSKREVVKHPGAVAVLAITEENKIVLVRQYRKALERVLVEIPAGKLEKGEEPLQTAKRELEEETGYVCEKMEPLHSFYTSPGFADELVHIFLAKGLTKKSEKQMLDDDEFVDVLEVTLEEALKMVEDKQIYDAKTIYALLYWQLHA from the coding sequence ATGGATCATTTATATGAAAAAACGATGAATCAACAGCGTATTTTTTCCGGAAAAGTGATTGATGTGTATGTTGAAGATGTGTTGTTGCCAAATGGAGAAATGAGCAAGCGAGAAGTTGTAAAACATCCTGGAGCAGTTGCGGTACTTGCGATAACGGAAGAAAATAAAATCGTGCTCGTTCGTCAATATCGAAAAGCGTTGGAGCGAGTGCTTGTTGAAATTCCGGCAGGGAAGCTAGAAAAAGGGGAAGAACCGCTTCAAACAGCGAAACGTGAACTCGAGGAAGAAACGGGATACGTATGCGAGAAAATGGAGCCGCTTCACTCTTTTTACACTTCCCCAGGATTTGCGGATGAATTAGTGCATATATTTCTTGCTAAAGGACTGACGAAAAAAAGCGAAAAGCAAATGCTCGATGACGACGAGTTTGTGGATGTGCTCGAAGTCACGTTAGAAGAAGCGTTGAAAATGGTTGAAGACAAACAAATTTACGATGCAAAAACGATTTACGCGCTTTTATATTGGCAATTGCATGCGTAA
- the spoIIM gene encoding stage II sporulation protein M → MRKRSWTTTWGQHVQEHYTTYVFTVVLFVMGIIFGAIVVNSLSFSQKEDLYYYLTNFFGQVSAGNMASAHDVWKESFLQNLKYIGLMWILAMSLVGLPLILILLFLKGLVVGFTVGFLVSQMGWNGFLLAFVSVVPQNIILVPIFIVMAAVSISFSLKMIRHQFVKRTHEPIFRAMLRYTFVMLSFSIALALASSLEAYVSPLLMKEVVQWIEK, encoded by the coding sequence ATGAGAAAACGATCATGGACGACAACATGGGGTCAACACGTACAAGAGCATTACACGACATATGTATTTACCGTCGTTCTTTTTGTGATGGGCATTATTTTTGGTGCTATTGTCGTCAATAGCTTAAGCTTTAGCCAAAAAGAAGATTTATATTATTATTTAACGAATTTTTTTGGACAAGTTTCTGCAGGAAACATGGCGAGTGCACATGATGTATGGAAAGAAAGTTTTTTGCAAAATTTGAAATATATCGGCTTGATGTGGATTTTAGCTATGTCGCTTGTGGGGCTACCACTTATTTTAATTTTATTATTTTTAAAAGGCCTCGTTGTTGGATTTACAGTTGGGTTTTTAGTCAGCCAAATGGGTTGGAACGGATTTTTGCTAGCTTTCGTATCTGTCGTTCCGCAAAATATCATTCTCGTTCCGATCTTTATTGTGATGGCGGCTGTATCCATTTCATTTTCTTTAAAAATGATTCGTCACCAATTTGTGAAGCGAACACATGAACCAATTTTTCGTGCGATGCTTCGCTATACGTTTGTTATGTTATCGTTTAGTATCGCTTTAGCGTTAGCTTCTTCTCTTGAGGCATATGTATCCCCGTTGCTCATGAAAGAAGTTGTGCAATGGATAGAAAAATAA
- a CDS encoding Fur family transcriptional regulator, with product MESRLDRIKKQLHAASYKLTPQREATVRVLLEHEEDHLSAEDVYLLVKEKAPEIGLATVYRTLELLTELKIVDKINFGDGVSRYDLRKEGAAHFHHHLVCIECGAVDEIQEDLLEDVEAIVERDWNFKIKDHRLTFHGICHRCQDKHEEQ from the coding sequence ATGGAAAGTCGGCTTGACCGAATAAAAAAACAACTGCATGCAGCAAGCTATAAATTAACGCCGCAACGTGAAGCGACAGTACGGGTGTTGCTCGAACATGAAGAAGATCATTTAAGCGCGGAAGATGTTTACCTCCTCGTGAAAGAAAAAGCGCCTGAGATTGGGTTAGCTACTGTGTATCGCACGTTGGAGTTATTAACAGAGTTGAAAATTGTCGATAAAATTAACTTCGGGGATGGCGTTTCCCGCTACGATCTTCGTAAAGAAGGTGCGGCGCACTTTCACCATCATTTAGTGTGCATTGAATGTGGCGCGGTCGATGAAATTCAAGAAGATTTATTAGAAGATGTCGAGGCGATTGTGGAACGGGATTGGAATTTTAAAATTAAAGACCATCGTCTAACGTTTCATGGTATTTGTCATCGTTGCCAAGATAAGCATGAGGAGCAGTAA